Proteins encoded together in one Aeromonas encheleia window:
- the plsY gene encoding glycerol-3-phosphate 1-O-acyltransferase PlsY → MTALTILMIILAYLGGSLSSAVLVSRIRGLPDPRDHGSHNPGATNVLRLGGRMAALVVLLLDVLKGTAPVYLAWYLQIKPIYLGFIGVAACLGHMYPIFFHFRGGKGVATALGTMLPIGFAMGGAAIATWLLVLLVSGYSSLASIVTVLLTPLFTYLLKPEYTLPVSLLSCLILIRHHENITRLLKGEESRLWGRREVASPAEVIKTGDAAQKRDERDGK, encoded by the coding sequence ATGACGGCCCTGACGATTTTGATGATTATTCTGGCCTATCTGGGCGGCTCGCTGTCCAGTGCCGTGCTGGTCTCCCGCATCAGGGGGCTGCCGGATCCTCGCGATCATGGCTCCCACAACCCGGGGGCGACCAATGTGCTGCGCCTCGGCGGGCGGATGGCGGCGCTGGTCGTGCTGCTGCTCGATGTGCTCAAGGGCACGGCGCCCGTCTACCTCGCCTGGTATCTGCAGATCAAGCCCATCTACCTCGGCTTCATCGGTGTGGCGGCCTGTCTCGGTCACATGTATCCCATCTTCTTTCACTTCCGGGGTGGCAAGGGCGTCGCCACGGCACTGGGTACCATGCTGCCCATCGGTTTTGCCATGGGGGGCGCGGCGATCGCCACCTGGCTGCTGGTGCTGCTGGTGAGCGGCTATTCGTCGCTGGCCTCCATCGTCACCGTGCTGCTGACCCCGCTCTTCACCTACCTGCTCAAACCGGAATACACCCTGCCGGTCTCCTTGCTCTCCTGCCTCATTCTGATCCGCCATCACGAGAACATCACCCGCCTGTTGAAGGGAGAGGAATCTCGACTCTGGGGCCGTCGGGAGGTGGCTTCACCTGCGGAAGTGATAAAAACGGGCGATGCTGCGCAAAAAAGAGACGAACGAGACGGAAAGTGA
- the folB gene encoding dihydroneopterin aldolase produces the protein MDKVFIRGLEVLTTIGVYEWEKGIRQKLCFDLEMGFDNRPAAATDDIKLALDYATLSRKICDHAAGTIVELVETMAEQVAALVLADERVQWVRVVLTKPGAVPNAAGVGVEILRHRAPAASAQ, from the coding sequence ATGGACAAGGTGTTTATTCGCGGACTCGAGGTTTTGACCACCATAGGGGTATATGAGTGGGAGAAAGGCATTCGCCAGAAGCTCTGTTTCGATCTCGAGATGGGCTTTGACAACCGCCCCGCCGCCGCAACCGACGATATCAAGCTGGCATTGGATTATGCCACCCTCTCACGCAAGATCTGTGATCACGCCGCCGGCACCATAGTCGAGCTGGTCGAGACCATGGCCGAGCAGGTCGCCGCCCTGGTGCTGGCCGATGAGCGGGTGCAGTGGGTCAGGGTCGTGCTGACCAAACCGGGCGCCGTGCCCAACGCCGCCGGCGTCGGCGTCGAGATCCTGCGCCACCGCGCCCCGGCCGCGAGTGCCCAGTGA
- the treR gene encoding trehalose operon repressor TreR codes for MEKKLTILDIARLCGVGKSTVSRVLNQDPKVKPQTRERVEQVIALHGFVPSKSARAMRNQSQQVVGIIVSRLDSSSENQAVRGMLETLYARGYDAVLMESKFSPDKVSEHLAVLARRGVDGIILFAFNDLDYAAMTPLRERLVLVAREYPGFSSVCFDDGGAVRTMLAQLEARGAHDIAYLGVDASDLTTGQRRLDAYLAYCREQGRPPRSALGDLSLQSGYRLAAELLTPTTQALVCASDTLAMGAAKYLQEQGRGEVLVTGLGNNPLLSFLFPNALSLDLGYKGAGEQAARQLLGQIEQGRSPQATIAPCQLL; via the coding sequence ATGGAAAAGAAACTGACCATCCTCGACATCGCCCGTCTCTGTGGCGTCGGCAAGTCGACCGTCTCCCGGGTGCTCAATCAGGATCCCAAGGTCAAGCCACAGACCCGCGAGCGGGTGGAGCAGGTCATAGCCCTGCACGGCTTCGTGCCGAGCAAGTCGGCCAGGGCCATGCGCAACCAGAGTCAGCAGGTGGTGGGCATCATCGTCTCCCGGCTCGATTCCAGCTCGGAAAACCAGGCGGTGCGCGGCATGCTGGAGACCCTCTACGCCCGCGGCTACGACGCCGTGCTGATGGAGAGCAAGTTCTCCCCCGACAAGGTGAGCGAACACCTGGCCGTGCTGGCGCGGCGCGGGGTGGATGGCATCATCCTGTTTGCCTTCAACGATCTCGACTATGCTGCCATGACACCGCTGCGAGAGAGGTTGGTGCTGGTGGCCCGCGAATACCCCGGTTTCTCCTCGGTCTGCTTCGACGATGGGGGGGCGGTGCGCACCATGCTGGCACAGCTGGAAGCACGCGGCGCCCACGACATCGCCTACCTCGGGGTGGATGCCTCGGATCTCACCACCGGTCAGCGTCGGCTGGATGCCTATCTGGCCTACTGCCGGGAGCAGGGTCGCCCACCGCGCTCCGCGCTCGGGGATCTCAGCCTGCAGAGCGGCTACCGGCTGGCGGCCGAGCTGCTCACCCCCACCACCCAGGCGCTGGTCTGCGCCAGCGACACCCTCGCCATGGGCGCGGCCAAATACCTGCAGGAGCAAGGCCGCGGCGAGGTGCTGGTGACCGGCCTTGGCAACAATCCCCTACTCAGCTTCCTGTTTCCCAACGCCCTCAGCCTGGATCTCGGCTACAAGGGCGCGGGGGAGCAAGCCGCACGCCAGCTGCTCGGTCAGATCGAGCAGGGCAGATCGCCGCAAGCCACCATAGCCCCCTGTCAGCTGTTGTGA
- a CDS encoding OmpA family protein, with the protein MNLRLTPVWIALALASTAAHATDDIYFGAGIGATHFNGLNNAAVEDGTEDATATNLFMGYNFNETFGAELGYQYAGRGSTDGERYENQGATLSGIARLPLSEDFSLFGEAGAYWAHTDGLDNSDTRVSPLAGIGLTYKLNDALDLQARYRYMWDVADLTTSTGEQYKSNQSVATLEAVYHPFRTSYVEPVAAPVVAEAAPVVVEKNFALNSDVLFAFGKAELKPEGVEALNGLYQQIVEFQPKDGSAVVVGYTDRIGSEAYNQQLSEARARTVADFLVSKGLATSKISIEGRGEADPVTGTQCDGITAKDQLVSCLSPDRRVEVRVSGVQEVQQ; encoded by the coding sequence ATGAACTTACGACTGACTCCTGTCTGGATTGCACTGGCATTGGCAAGCACTGCAGCTCACGCTACCGACGACATCTATTTTGGTGCCGGTATCGGTGCCACCCACTTCAACGGCCTGAATAACGCGGCTGTCGAAGATGGTACCGAAGATGCGACTGCCACCAACCTCTTCATGGGTTACAACTTCAACGAAACCTTCGGTGCCGAACTGGGTTACCAGTACGCCGGCCGTGGCAGCACCGATGGCGAGCGCTATGAGAACCAGGGCGCCACCCTGTCCGGTATCGCCCGTCTGCCGCTGAGCGAAGATTTCTCCCTGTTCGGTGAAGCCGGTGCCTACTGGGCCCACACCGATGGTCTGGACAACAGTGACACCCGTGTCTCCCCGTTGGCCGGTATCGGTCTGACCTACAAGCTGAACGATGCGCTGGATCTGCAGGCGCGCTACCGCTACATGTGGGACGTGGCTGACCTGACCACCTCCACTGGCGAGCAGTACAAGTCCAACCAGAGTGTAGCGACGCTGGAAGCGGTATATCACCCGTTCCGCACCTCCTACGTTGAGCCTGTTGCTGCACCCGTCGTTGCAGAAGCGGCCCCTGTGGTTGTCGAGAAGAACTTTGCCCTGAACTCAGACGTGCTGTTTGCCTTTGGCAAGGCAGAACTGAAGCCGGAAGGGGTTGAAGCCCTGAACGGTCTGTATCAGCAAATCGTTGAATTCCAGCCGAAAGATGGCAGCGCCGTCGTTGTCGGTTACACCGACCGTATCGGTTCCGAGGCTTACAACCAGCAGCTGTCCGAGGCGCGTGCCCGCACCGTCGCAGACTTCCTGGTGAGCAAGGGTCTGGCCACCAGCAAGATCTCCATCGAAGGTCGTGGCGAAGCCGACCCGGTAACCGGCACCCAGTGCGATGGCATCACCGCCAAGGATCAGCTGGTCTCCTGCCTGTCCCCGGACCGTCGCGTCGAAGTCCGCGTCTCCGGCGTGCAGGAAGTACAGCAGTAA
- a CDS encoding YbaK/EbsC family protein: protein MPLDTIHDFNCQLLSTLPHQRYQHEPILDYATDERVKARLGWQAEFSKTLFLKFKDGRFALLLTHRDGRLDNKAVKASLGAKPSICTPQEMQAEIGCLPGAVCPFLPRADIPLLVDSALLAHHAFTWTPGHPEQTFLLATEHLTTLLAALPCQVSYLPVAQA, encoded by the coding sequence ATGCCACTCGATACCATTCATGACTTCAACTGCCAGCTGCTGAGCACTCTGCCCCACCAGCGCTATCAACACGAACCCATCCTGGATTACGCCACCGACGAGCGGGTCAAGGCGCGCCTCGGCTGGCAGGCGGAATTCAGCAAGACTCTGTTCCTCAAGTTCAAGGATGGCCGCTTCGCCCTGCTGCTGACCCACAGGGACGGGCGGCTGGATAACAAGGCGGTCAAGGCCAGCCTGGGGGCCAAGCCCTCCATCTGCACACCACAGGAGATGCAGGCGGAGATCGGCTGCCTGCCGGGGGCCGTCTGCCCCTTCCTGCCCCGTGCCGACATCCCGCTGCTGGTGGACTCCGCCCTGCTGGCCCACCACGCCTTCACCTGGACCCCGGGCCACCCGGAGCAGACCTTCCTGCTGGCGACCGAGCACCTGACCACCCTGCTGGCGGCCCTGCCCTGCCAGGTCAGCTACCTGCCCGTGGCGCAGGCCTGA
- the treB gene encoding PTS trehalose transporter subunit IIBC — protein MSKINAQHLAQLIDKIGGKENIATVSHCLTRLRFVLNDPTKADSKAIETIPAVKGSFTQGGQFQVVIGNEVEQWYKALTEEIGVSGASKDAAKQAARHNMNPLERGISHLAEIFVPLLPAIITGGLILGFRNVIGDIKMFDGKTLTEISQFWAQVHAFLWLLGEAIFHFLPVGVCWSAVKKMGGSEILGIVLGITLVSPQLMNAYAIGQQVPEVWDFGLFVIEKVGYQAQVIPALLAGVALAYIETNLKRIIPAYLYLVIVPFISLLLAVILAHTLIGPFGRWIGEGVGFAAKAAMTGSFAPIGAALFGFLYAPLVITGIHHTTNAVDLQLMQSMGGTPIWPLIALSNIAQASAVVGIILISRKENEREISVPAAISAYLGVTEPAMYGINLKYKFPMLCAMVGSSCAALICGFAGVMANGIGVGGLPGILSIQPQYWAIYAVAMLVAIVVPLALTLLVYKRQQAAGKLELSAA, from the coding sequence ATGTCCAAGATCAACGCACAACATCTGGCCCAGCTTATCGACAAGATCGGCGGCAAGGAGAACATCGCCACCGTCAGCCATTGCCTGACCCGGCTGCGCTTCGTGCTCAATGACCCTACCAAGGCCGACTCCAAGGCCATCGAGACCATACCGGCGGTGAAGGGGAGCTTCACCCAGGGCGGCCAGTTCCAGGTGGTCATCGGCAACGAGGTGGAGCAGTGGTACAAGGCGCTCACCGAGGAGATCGGGGTCAGCGGTGCCAGCAAGGATGCCGCCAAGCAGGCGGCGCGCCACAACATGAACCCGCTGGAGCGCGGCATCTCCCATCTGGCGGAGATCTTCGTGCCGCTGCTGCCCGCCATCATCACCGGCGGTCTGATCTTAGGGTTTCGCAACGTCATCGGCGACATTAAGATGTTCGATGGCAAGACCCTCACCGAGATCAGCCAGTTCTGGGCCCAGGTGCACGCCTTCCTCTGGCTGCTGGGTGAGGCGATCTTCCACTTCCTGCCGGTCGGCGTCTGCTGGTCCGCGGTGAAGAAGATGGGGGGCTCCGAGATCCTGGGGATAGTGCTGGGGATCACGCTCGTCTCGCCGCAGCTGATGAATGCCTACGCCATCGGCCAGCAGGTGCCCGAGGTGTGGGACTTCGGTCTGTTCGTCATCGAGAAGGTGGGCTATCAGGCCCAGGTCATTCCGGCCCTGCTGGCAGGGGTGGCGCTCGCCTATATCGAGACCAACCTCAAGCGTATCATCCCGGCCTATCTCTACCTGGTGATAGTGCCCTTCATCTCCCTGCTGCTGGCGGTGATCCTGGCCCACACCCTGATCGGCCCCTTCGGCCGCTGGATTGGTGAAGGCGTCGGCTTCGCCGCCAAGGCCGCCATGACCGGCTCCTTCGCCCCCATAGGCGCGGCCCTGTTTGGCTTCCTCTACGCCCCCCTGGTCATCACCGGCATCCACCACACCACCAACGCGGTGGACCTGCAGCTGATGCAGAGCATGGGCGGCACCCCGATCTGGCCGCTGATCGCACTGTCCAACATCGCCCAGGCGTCCGCGGTGGTGGGCATCATCCTGATCAGCCGCAAGGAGAACGAGCGGGAGATCTCGGTACCTGCCGCCATCTCAGCCTATCTCGGCGTGACCGAGCCGGCCATGTACGGCATCAACCTCAAGTACAAGTTCCCCATGCTGTGCGCCATGGTGGGCTCGAGCTGCGCGGCCCTCATCTGCGGCTTCGCCGGGGTGATGGCCAATGGCATAGGGGTCGGCGGCCTGCCGGGCATCCTCTCCATCCAGCCGCAATACTGGGCCATCTATGCCGTCGCCATGCTGGTGGCCATAGTGGTGCCTCTGGCGCTGACCCTGCTGGTCTATAAACGCCAGCAGGCGGCCGGCAAGCTGGAACTGTCTGCCGCCTAA
- a CDS encoding heavy-metal-associated domain-containing protein, with translation MTIELKVSGMSCGGCAASLQKALLAQGAVSQARVDFGSSKAVIESELSKAELIALIEAKGFSAE, from the coding sequence ATGACCATAGAACTCAAAGTATCCGGCATGTCCTGCGGTGGCTGCGCCGCCAGTCTGCAGAAGGCCCTGCTGGCCCAGGGCGCCGTCAGCCAGGCCCGGGTCGACTTTGGCAGCAGCAAGGCCGTCATCGAGAGCGAGCTGAGCAAGGCCGAGTTGATCGCGCTGATCGAAGCCAAGGGGTTCAGTGCGGAGTGA
- the ansB gene encoding L-asparaginase 2 yields MTHPIRKTLLAVVLGMTLSPMAMALPSVHILATGGTIAGAGQSATQSNYEAGKVAIETLIAAVPEMKNIAAVQGEQVVKIGSQDMNDEVWLKLAKRVNELLAKDDVDGIVITHGTDTMEETAYFLNLTVKSDKPVVLVGAMRPSTAMSADGPLNLYNAVVTASDPESKGRGVMVAMNDTVLDARDVTKTNTTGVQTFAAPNFGPLGYIHNGKIDYQRSPARLHTSKTPFDVSKLDKLPQVGIVYNYANATDLPAKAMVDAKFDGIVSAGVGNGNLYHTLFDTLAKASKDGIRVVRSARVPTGATTLDAEIDDAKYGFVAAGTLNPQKARILLMLSLTQSKDPAQIQRWFQQF; encoded by the coding sequence ATGACCCACCCTATCCGCAAGACCCTGCTCGCCGTCGTCCTCGGCATGACCCTCTCCCCCATGGCCATGGCTCTGCCCAGCGTGCACATCCTGGCGACGGGCGGCACCATTGCCGGGGCGGGACAGTCCGCGACCCAATCCAACTACGAGGCTGGCAAGGTCGCCATCGAGACGCTGATCGCCGCCGTGCCCGAGATGAAGAACATCGCCGCGGTGCAGGGGGAGCAGGTGGTCAAGATTGGCTCCCAGGACATGAACGACGAGGTGTGGCTCAAGCTGGCCAAACGGGTGAATGAACTGCTGGCCAAGGATGACGTGGATGGCATCGTCATCACCCACGGCACCGACACCATGGAGGAGACCGCCTACTTCCTCAACCTCACCGTCAAGAGCGACAAGCCGGTGGTGCTGGTCGGCGCCATGCGCCCCTCCACCGCCATGAGCGCCGACGGCCCGCTGAATCTGTACAACGCAGTGGTCACCGCCTCCGATCCCGAATCCAAGGGCCGTGGCGTCATGGTGGCCATGAACGACACCGTGCTGGACGCCCGTGACGTCACCAAGACCAACACCACAGGGGTGCAGACCTTTGCCGCCCCCAACTTCGGCCCGCTCGGTTACATCCACAACGGCAAGATCGACTACCAGCGCAGCCCGGCCCGCCTGCACACCAGCAAGACCCCGTTCGACGTGAGCAAGCTCGACAAGCTGCCGCAGGTGGGCATCGTCTACAACTACGCCAACGCCACCGATCTGCCCGCCAAAGCCATGGTGGATGCCAAGTTTGACGGCATCGTCAGCGCCGGCGTGGGCAACGGCAACCTCTACCACACCCTGTTCGATACCCTGGCCAAGGCGAGCAAGGATGGCATCCGGGTGGTGCGTTCCGCCCGCGTGCCGACCGGCGCCACCACCCTGGATGCCGAGATCGATGACGCCAAGTACGGCTTCGTGGCCGCCGGCACCCTGAACCCGCAGAAGGCGCGCATCCTGCTGATGCTCTCCCTGACCCAGAGCAAGGATCCGGCCCAGATCCAGCGCTGGTTCCAGCAGTTCTGA
- a CDS encoding Yip1 family protein, whose translation MILNHLWGLYAHPHTEWHTIDEAHDSFRNSLTHILIVALIPSVCAYYSAVHIGWSIGVGDPITLTSDSAFMLSVAMYVALVIGVFALAYLAHWMGHTFGSDPSYTTTLELAAYTSTPLFMVGLSAFYPHLWFVMIIGLIGLSYSVYLLYVGVPILMHIPKEQGFIYASSVVTVGLVLLVCVLATTAVLWGSGFGPVFT comes from the coding sequence ATGATATTAAACCACTTATGGGGATTGTATGCCCATCCTCACACCGAATGGCATACCATAGACGAGGCGCACGACAGTTTCAGAAACAGTCTGACCCATATTCTTATCGTGGCCCTTATCCCGTCAGTCTGCGCCTATTACTCCGCCGTCCATATCGGCTGGAGCATAGGTGTAGGCGATCCCATCACCCTGACCTCGGACAGCGCCTTCATGCTGTCGGTGGCCATGTACGTGGCGCTGGTCATAGGGGTGTTTGCCCTGGCCTATCTGGCGCACTGGATGGGTCACACCTTCGGCTCCGACCCCAGTTACACGACGACACTCGAGCTGGCAGCCTATACCTCCACCCCGCTGTTCATGGTCGGGCTATCGGCCTTCTACCCCCATCTCTGGTTCGTCATGATCATCGGCCTCATCGGGCTCAGCTACTCCGTCTACCTGCTCTATGTCGGCGTCCCTATCCTGATGCACATTCCCAAGGAGCAGGGGTTCATCTATGCCAGCTCTGTGGTCACGGTCGGATTGGTGCTGCTGGTCTGCGTGCTGGCGACCACCGCCGTTCTGTGGGGCTCTGGCTTTGGTCCGGTGTTTACCTAG
- a CDS encoding AEC family transporter has protein sequence MDLLASLHFSLSITGPICMVLLLGIWLKRLGLLPDSFVESASRLVFQVTLPALLFLSMVRTDFSTMPSPWLILYGLLGTLAAFLVLEALASRFIAEPRQRGIFVQGSFRGNMGIMGLAYVQNAYGPEGIGAAALLVGAVTVLYNILAVITLTRSLGGGRGIRPILKGIAKNPLIIAILSALPFGLLGIELPQLVITTGNYFANMTLPLALLCTGASLNLKALRGGATLTGWATANRLFCIPVLLVVGAWALGFSTQALGILFLISSTPTAAASYVMTRAMGGDSVLAANIIATTTLGSLISTSLGAALMNYLGLMG, from the coding sequence ATGGATCTGTTGGCAAGTCTGCACTTCTCCCTCTCCATCACGGGCCCCATCTGCATGGTGCTGCTGCTCGGGATCTGGCTCAAGCGCCTCGGTCTGTTGCCAGACAGCTTCGTCGAGTCCGCCTCGCGGCTGGTGTTCCAGGTCACCCTGCCGGCCCTGCTGTTCCTCAGCATGGTGCGCACCGACTTCTCCACCATGCCGAGTCCCTGGCTCATCCTCTACGGCTTGCTGGGCACGCTCGCCGCCTTCCTGGTGCTCGAGGCATTGGCGTCCCGTTTCATCGCGGAGCCGCGCCAGCGCGGCATCTTCGTACAGGGCAGCTTCCGCGGCAACATGGGGATCATGGGGCTGGCCTATGTGCAGAATGCCTATGGCCCAGAGGGGATCGGGGCCGCGGCGCTGCTGGTGGGGGCGGTGACGGTGCTCTACAACATTCTCGCTGTCATCACCCTCACCCGCAGCCTGGGGGGAGGGCGGGGGATCAGGCCGATCCTGAAGGGGATCGCCAAGAACCCGCTGATCATTGCCATACTCTCGGCGCTGCCCTTCGGCCTGCTCGGCATCGAATTGCCGCAACTGGTCATCACCACCGGCAACTACTTTGCCAACATGACCCTGCCGTTGGCGCTGCTGTGCACCGGTGCCAGCCTCAATCTAAAGGCCCTGCGCGGCGGTGCGACGCTGACCGGCTGGGCCACCGCCAACCGCCTGTTCTGTATTCCGGTGCTACTGGTGGTGGGGGCCTGGGCGCTCGGCTTCAGCACCCAGGCGCTCGGCATTCTGTTCCTGATCAGCTCCACGCCGACGGCGGCCGCCAGCTATGTGATGACCCGCGCCATGGGCGGCGACAGCGTGCTGGCCGCCAACATCATCGCCACCACCACGCTCGGTTCATTGATCAGTACCAGCCTGGGCGCCGCCCTGATGAACTACCTCGGGCTGATGGGCTAG
- a CDS encoding sugar O-acetyltransferase, protein MVTTQSQQGTQPQPERGQEWHKMVAGQPYDAADPELKAARERCRFLYHSFNTCWQEKPERDALLRELLGSRGASCAINPPFFCDYGANIFVGENFYANVNCTILDVCEVHIGDNVLLAPGVQIYTAAHPIAVVPRVAGVEFGKPVRIGDNVWIGGSTVICPGVTIGDNSVIGAGSVVTRDIPANVVAVGNPCKVLRPMTAEELAVMGPAEA, encoded by the coding sequence ATGGTGACAACCCAGTCGCAACAGGGGACTCAGCCACAGCCAGAACGTGGCCAGGAATGGCACAAGATGGTGGCGGGGCAGCCCTATGATGCGGCTGACCCCGAGCTCAAGGCTGCGCGCGAGCGCTGCCGCTTCCTCTATCACAGCTTCAACACCTGTTGGCAGGAGAAACCCGAGCGGGACGCCCTGCTGCGCGAGTTGCTCGGCAGCCGCGGCGCTTCCTGTGCCATCAACCCGCCCTTCTTCTGCGACTATGGCGCCAATATCTTTGTGGGTGAGAACTTCTACGCCAACGTCAACTGCACCATCCTCGACGTGTGCGAGGTGCATATCGGCGATAACGTGCTGCTGGCGCCCGGGGTGCAGATCTACACCGCCGCCCACCCGATCGCGGTGGTGCCACGGGTGGCCGGGGTCGAGTTCGGCAAGCCGGTGCGGATCGGCGATAACGTCTGGATCGGCGGCAGCACAGTGATCTGCCCCGGCGTCACCATAGGCGACAACAGCGTCATCGGCGCCGGCTCAGTGGTGACCAGGGATATTCCGGCCAATGTGGTCGCCGTCGGCAATCCCTGCAAGGTGCTAAGGCCCATGACGGCGGAGGAGCTGGCAGTGATGGGCCCTGCGGAGGCGTAG
- the folK gene encoding 2-amino-4-hydroxy-6-hydroxymethyldihydropteridine diphosphokinase, whose protein sequence is MTRIYISLGSNIERERHIRAGLDALQAEFGELEVSRVFESEAVGFAGRPFYNLVVGADTELPLATLCQRLRAVEFAHGREPDAKKFAPRTLDLDLLLYGDLVCEDPVALPRGEILSNAFVLWPLAELAPSLRHPTDGRTLGDLWQAYDKASQRLSPIPFHWVAYELQPH, encoded by the coding sequence ATGACCCGCATCTACATCAGCCTGGGCTCCAACATCGAGCGGGAGCGCCATATCCGGGCCGGGCTCGATGCCCTGCAGGCCGAATTTGGCGAGCTTGAGGTCTCCCGGGTGTTCGAGAGCGAGGCGGTGGGCTTTGCCGGCCGCCCCTTCTACAACCTGGTGGTGGGTGCCGACACCGAGCTGCCGCTGGCGACCCTGTGCCAGCGCCTACGGGCCGTGGAGTTCGCCCATGGCCGCGAGCCGGACGCCAAGAAGTTCGCCCCGCGCACCCTGGATCTGGACCTGCTGCTCTATGGGGATCTGGTCTGCGAGGATCCGGTGGCACTGCCCCGCGGCGAGATCCTCAGCAACGCCTTCGTGCTGTGGCCGCTGGCCGAGCTGGCCCCCAGCCTGCGCCATCCCACCGATGGCCGTACCCTGGGGGATCTGTGGCAAGCCTACGACAAGGCATCGCAGCGACTCAGCCCCATTCCCTTCCACTGGGTGGCGTACGAGTTGCAGCCTCACTGA
- the treC gene encoding alpha,alpha-phosphotrehalase, with product MKQTPWWQSAVIYQIYPKSFQDSGARGTGDLKGIMARLDYLKTLGIDALWLTPVYVSPQIDNGYDIADYLAIDPAYGTMADFEALLAAAHERGIRIVMDIVVNHTSTEHAWFKSAMGDKHSPYRDYYIWQDPVAGGVPNNWQSKFGGSAWELDPATGQYYLHLFAREQADLNWENPAVRAEVKKVIHFWADKGVDGFRLDVINLISKDQAFPNDDLGDGRRFYTDGPRIHEFLQDISRDVFAPVGAMTVGEMSSTSLAHCQRYGALDGSELSMVFNFHHLKVDYPNGDKWTKAPFDFLELKRIFNHWQSGMHGKAWSALFWCNHDQPRIVSRFGDEGEHRVAAAKMLASTLHGLQGTPYIYQGEEIGMINPGYGSIHDYQDVESRNIFAIKQGEGVPEAEILAILGAKSRDNSRTPMQWSVATNAGFTKGTPWLKPAANYPEINAEAALADADSVFWHYRDLIALRKAHPIFTQGDYQELLPGHERLWAYSRSWHGQRLLVVSNFYGEPADFALPEGMQAGEGRLLLGNYPDSPTRLQSCRLRPYESLIWLVE from the coding sequence ATGAAACAGACTCCCTGGTGGCAGAGTGCCGTGATTTACCAGATCTACCCCAAGAGCTTTCAGGATTCCGGCGCCCGCGGCACCGGCGATCTCAAGGGGATCATGGCCCGCCTCGACTACCTCAAGACCTTAGGGATAGATGCCCTCTGGCTGACCCCGGTCTACGTCTCCCCCCAAATAGACAACGGCTACGACATCGCCGACTACCTGGCCATCGATCCCGCCTACGGCACCATGGCCGATTTCGAGGCGCTGCTGGCGGCGGCCCACGAGCGCGGCATCCGCATCGTGATGGATATAGTGGTGAACCACACCTCCACCGAGCACGCCTGGTTCAAATCCGCCATGGGGGATAAGCACAGTCCCTATCGCGACTACTACATCTGGCAAGATCCTGTGGCGGGCGGCGTGCCCAACAACTGGCAGTCCAAGTTTGGCGGCAGTGCCTGGGAGCTGGACCCCGCTACCGGCCAGTATTATCTGCACCTGTTTGCCCGCGAGCAGGCGGATCTGAACTGGGAGAATCCGGCGGTGCGGGCCGAGGTGAAGAAGGTCATCCACTTCTGGGCCGACAAGGGGGTCGATGGCTTCCGGCTCGACGTCATCAACCTCATCTCCAAGGATCAGGCCTTCCCGAACGACGACCTGGGCGATGGCCGCCGCTTCTACACCGACGGGCCGCGCATTCACGAATTCCTGCAGGATATCAGCCGCGATGTCTTCGCCCCGGTGGGCGCCATGACGGTGGGCGAGATGTCCTCCACCTCGCTGGCGCACTGCCAGCGCTACGGCGCGCTGGATGGCTCAGAGCTCTCCATGGTGTTCAACTTCCATCATCTGAAGGTCGACTACCCGAACGGTGACAAGTGGACCAAGGCGCCGTTCGATTTCCTCGAGCTCAAGCGCATCTTCAACCACTGGCAGAGCGGCATGCACGGCAAGGCCTGGTCGGCCCTGTTCTGGTGCAACCACGATCAGCCGCGCATCGTCTCCCGCTTCGGCGACGAGGGCGAGCACAGAGTGGCGGCCGCCAAGATGCTGGCCAGCACGCTGCACGGCCTGCAGGGCACCCCCTACATCTATCAGGGGGAGGAGATCGGCATGATCAACCCCGGCTATGGCAGCATCCATGACTATCAGGATGTGGAGAGTCGCAACATCTTCGCCATCAAGCAGGGCGAAGGGGTGCCAGAGGCGGAGATCCTCGCCATTCTCGGCGCCAAGTCGCGGGACAACTCCCGCACGCCCATGCAGTGGAGCGTCGCCACCAACGCCGGTTTTACCAAAGGCACCCCCTGGCTCAAACCCGCCGCCAACTACCCCGAGATCAATGCCGAGGCCGCGCTGGCCGACGCCGACTCGGTGTTCTGGCACTACCGGGATCTGATTGCCCTGCGCAAGGCGCACCCCATCTTCACTCAGGGGGATTATCAGGAGCTGCTGCCGGGCCACGAGCGCCTCTGGGCCTATAGCCGCAGCTGGCATGGCCAACGCCTGCTGGTGGTGAGCAACTTCTACGGCGAGCCAGCGGACTTTGCCCTGCCCGAAGGGATGCAAGCCGGCGAGGGACGCCTGCTGCTTGGCAACTACCCGGACAGCCCGACCCGACTGCAGTCTTGCCGGCTGCGGCCCTATGAATCCCTGATCTGGCTGGTGGAGTAG